The DNA sequence AATATAGATGAAAATAAGTAATATCTCTGCAGAAATTTCAGGGAGCCAAAAACTGAATCACAGTCATACGAACATATCCTCAACTCGAAATTTAGATAAGGTTTACTCAGATACTCGTTGGCAAGGAAATTCATTCCAATTAGGTAGAAATTTATTACAGCAAGCTTGTCTGAtaataaattgattaaataattatatatgtaggaCAATAAACATAACTAGCACTTATGATATGTGCTTAGAAAGGAATAATTGActtcaaaaaattgaaaacaatgaGAAAATAACCAAGAATCATTATTTATCTGAGTATTGTTCAGTTGGATGGAATTTAAGCAAGTTAAAGGACATTTCTGCATAATAGAACTATGTCCATTCCATCCAATTAATGTAACAACTCTccggattaattatatattttttccccAGTCATTTCCATTACAAATTTTATCATTAGAGTGATGCATTATTATGGctttttttttaccttttttgCATTTCTCTTTTAGCCCTTATTTTATTCCAATCAACAAGGCACAACATTAGGATTAGTCCACAAAGCATTAGAGATGCCAAGAAATTAATGCAACTGGTAAGTTCAAATCTATGAAAAGAATCAATATCTCACTAGAACAAACCTGTATTCCGGAAACAGTAAAATATGGAATCTCAAATTTCAAGCGTATGGGAGCTTTTTTCTCCGGAGCTGCTTCTTCATCTGTAATACTAGAAAGACTAAACTCCGCTCTCAACATATATTCCTACAATGGCCGTAAGAAGTTTTATTAATGAACGAGATAAACACATTTAGAGTTAATATGACAGAAGCCTTAAAACCAAGAATGCAAGAGTGGTCCAAGCTATTACCTTACCACCtggaaaagatttgattttCCAGATCAAAGAATCACTTTCAGGTGCATAGGAAGCAGAGCCCATCGATGTTCTAACATTTGGATTGCTAGCATCAGATGGCACAGGCAACTCAATTTCAACATTAGTTGCAGTGCTGCAAAAAAACCCAAAGTTTTCTTGTAAATTTTGGAATCTGCATGACGCACACTTGCTATGCCAGAAGAACAAAAACAATATAGGGTTTATACCTACGATCTTTGAACTGACTTTTGGCTTTTACTGTGATCTCTATACGGCTTCTTGAATGCTTTTCCACTTGAGCTTCCACCCATATCAGAGGTTTGACCTACAATAGTGCAATTTAAGTATTCCCATTCAGGAAACTCTAGTCAGTAACCAGAAACAACATCCGAAGAAGCAGTATCGTTTACCTGGGTACTGAGTCTATATGTCATGACATCGAAAGATCCATCAGGAGGTATGAAGGATATTGTCCGATCATTTTCAAACCGAGCAAGACGCACACACCTTTGTGAATAGTGTGTCTTAGTCCATTAGAAGCAGGAAACAAATTTAGGGAgacataaaagaaaaataaaactcTTTTTACACATCTTTAACAAGCAATGTATACAAAAGTTGCAACTCATACTTTGTTAAATGTTTAACCATAGTAGTACCAGAGCacaggaaaaaagaaaagattgtTTATCTTAATTAAACAGTAGAAAGAAGCAAGGTTTTACCAATACTTAAGGTGGTATTGTAATCACCAATTAATGCTTAAATTTTACAGGAAAAAATGAGGAGATTGAGAAACTTCTCTATAAAGACATCTATACATGGATGGAGGGATTATAGAGGTGTGTGACATACTGATGAAACTTTATGTCGTCAAGGTCGATGGCCTTTCCTTTAGTTGACCGTCCTTGAGCCTCCAGTAACCCTCTATCATTTAGTCCCAGTTTACATTCGGGCATACCACTGCAACATGAGAAAAACTCTTTTCTTTAACTAGAACAATAAGAAGAGATCATCAAGCTCACAGAGAGTTCTTTAAGACATGTAAACTGCATCTTTTTGCCATCACAATAATAGTGGTCATCTTAGCCATTATTTACCAAAATTACTCGTGCATGGACCAATTAGTGAGTAATATTGGACTCATATTCAAAGTAAAATTTTGTCATGCTTATGGTCGGGCATCTTATAAGTATCATAGACACATACATGCTAAGGTAAAATACATGAATTTATTAGCAAAAAGGGGTAAATACACTGTCACTACGTCATCCTTGTTATCAGTCTTGCCAACCAAGTACCATAGAAGGGTTCCAAGAATCCTAAATAAGTTAACAAAGGCACAGGTTCAGTGGTTCCATTGGCAATCTTTGAGGGATTCCATCTGCTCTGTAAAAGCACATTATGTAAGAATCATAACAAACTTTGGTGATTGTAAAGCCCTTTCTCTAAGTTTTGCAGGGGGGAAGTCCTGCACTTGattgtatacaaattttggtGTAAGAAGAAATTTATGTGTACTTAACGAGAGGCACTAGTTCAGCAGTTCGAGATGGCAATTTTTGAGTGAATCAGACTGTTTTTAAAGGTAAATCATAACAAACTTTGGTAATTGTAAAGTCCTTTTTCTGATTTTTGCAGGGAAAAAGGACATAGTATGTATCCAAATCTCGGTATAAAAAGAAACCATGTGGTCTTAGGATGTCAAGTTTACAAAATGTTTGTAGCAATTTACAGCATGCACTTAATCCAACATATATACTAGTTTGTCCTAGCTGCATAAtgtgatataaaaaaaagaatataatagtTAAATGCCCATATATCGTAGCTAGCATAGCATATATGCTCAAGATTTAAGGTGACAACTCTCATTATTACTAATTGTTCCAAATGACATTAATTTCCATAAAGAATTGGAGATTTACATAGGATAACTACACGTGTAGCAAAAGATAGTATATACAAACATGATTACCAATTATATTATGATTTACCTTAAATATGTACGCATCTTTAATGCTCCAACAACATCAGACCTAATAACTTGCCCGTTGTTATTCACAAGAATATTGACACTCTCAACAACATCTAAAAACACCTGAAACAAGTCAATAATCTTCAGTATTTCTTATCTTCAATATAGATagctacaaaataaaaaaacccaCTTCGTTCTTCTTGTAATGTATCCCTTCGCTCCGCCAAGAAACAGCATTTGTAACAGCCATTGGAGGTCTCTGAGAAACCTCCATCCTATAAGCATCTGTCTTGATAAACTCACTCAAAATGTTCGCTTCAGTGTATTGAGGGTAACCAAAGTCCATCATTTCATCAAGCAGCTCGTACTGAGAAACAATATAAGAGCATCAACATTATCTCACCGACAAGAAACAGTGTTAGACCACTTGTACAAGAAAGAAAAGACTGAGCTGTAATCTTGTAATCTTACGACAACAACAAAATTGTCTCTAAGTGATTCCTCTTCTAACTCTTCAAAATAGTGTACAAACACCTGCAGTCAAATAAAATATCAGGCAAAAAATGATATGAACTATATATTTAAGCTAACAAATATAGCATTAAAAATTGAAGCTGGCAAGCttataaaacaataattctCAAAAACTCTCATCAGAACAACAAAAGCAGTATCATAAATTAACAATGGCACTTACATCAACAACACGGTGTAGAAACAAAAGGAGGCTGGCAGCATTACAGTTCTGCCTCGAAGCAATCATCAAATATACATTACTGTGTTGTATAAACATATAAGTCACACCATTATCGTATACAACCGGATCTTGCGAATCTGAATCTCCCTGTCCACATATCAAAACACATAATGATAAGTCAACTCAAATCAACATAAAGCTCCAATTCATATTTTATCAACTAAATTGAAATGGCCCATGATATAACTTAACACATATCATGATAGACACTACTCGGAGACACTTCAAATTTGTACTAAACCAACCCCCAACTCTTTACAATTGGATGGGGCGCAGAGTTTAGGGAAATAGTATGAAGTAGTGAGAAAGgcggtaaagtggtgggacccattaatagttaattgatagatttgaaaagtggatgaaagtagtgggtgggagtaatttttttataatataagtttACAAAGTTTTGAGAGTAAAGAATTGAGAGGAACATCCAAAAAatgaaagtgtaaagaaatggttgtGACAAAGGGAGTAGTAATATAATCTCTaaacaaaaaatacaaatttattataataagcTCAATATGTACGAGCAAAAGTAATCcaatacaaaaaataaacaaCTTCCCATATGTGTTGTATAAACATATAAGTTGCACCACAAAACTATAGTTACAGCTCGAAACACATTAAAAGATGTACAAGATTCGACCATAATTCAGTCTCTGAACTAAAATTGCAAGCAGAAGAAATTTATACTTGCATCTCTATCAATTTGATTGAGCTACACCTATATATACGGGACGAAAGACTTTAAAAGCAATTACATCAATTGTAATCCAATCGCCTAACCAAAACAAAAGTACACTTAGTTACAACAACATCAAGTGAACAATAATTAACAGCAGCTATACTCACAATTTGAAGCACTCCTACAATGTACTGGATCAATCAGAATTCAGTTGCTTAACTAAACACAGAATAGAACCTAATGAGCAACAACTAGATCGATCGTAATTCAATCGCCTAACTAAAATCTCAACTAGAACAAGTTCATACTTACGAATTCATCAACTAAAGTAACAAATCATGACTCGATTGAGCTAAACTACTGTATGACTTAAAACACTTTAAAAGTGTACTCTATCAATCacattttattcataatataatcGCACAACTAAAATAACTAAAACTGAATCGAGCTACAACTAGATCGATCGTAATATAATCGCTTGACTTAAACCGCAACTAAAACAAGTTCACTTACAAATTCATCAATTAAACTAACGCATCATCACTTAATTGTGATAAACTAGTTTATAACTCGAAAAACTTTACTCTATCAATCACATTTCATCCGCGAAACTAAAATCCACTACAACTGAGTGAGTCACAACCAGATCAATCGC is a window from the Daucus carota subsp. sativus chromosome 8, DH1 v3.0, whole genome shotgun sequence genome containing:
- the LOC108197029 gene encoding AP-1 complex subunit mu-2-like; the encoded protein is MAGAASALFILDIKGRILVWHDYRGDVSSAQAEKAFSNLIAKQGDSDSQDPVVYDNGVTYMFIQHSNVYLMIASRQNCNAASLLLFLHRVVDVFVHYFEELEEESLRDNFVVVYELLDEMMDFGYPQYTEANILSEFIKTDAYRMEVSQRPPMAVTNAVSWRSEGIHYKKNEVFLDVVESVNILVNNNGQVIRSDVVGALKMRTYLSGMPECKLGLNDRGLLEAQGRSTKGKAIDLDDIKFHQCVRLARFENDRTISFIPPDGSFDVMTYRLSTQVKPLIWVEAQVEKHSRSRIEITVKAKSQFKDRSTATNVEIELPVPSDASNPNVRTSMGSASYAPESDSLIWKIKSFPGGKEYMLRAEFSLSSITDEEAAPEKKAPIRLKFEIPYFTVSGIQVRYLKIVEKSGYQALPWVRYITTAGEYELRLI